Proteins from a genomic interval of Microbacterium esteraromaticum:
- the trhA gene encoding PAQR family membrane homeostasis protein TrhA, giving the protein MDAAAVDAVAEIKPSWRGWIHAATFPIAIAAGVVLIVLADGAPAKWAAAVFMTTSLLLFGNSAVYHRFNWGPKTKVVLKRIDHANILLLIAGTYTPIATLALPPEKGVLLLCLVWGGAILGILFRVFWIHAPRWLYVALYLALGWAAVMYMVDLVNANVAMMVLVCVGGLLYTAGAIVYALKKPNPWPGHFGFHEIFHVCTVLAFLCHWTACLLISIAPHAPSLGLPA; this is encoded by the coding sequence ATGGATGCCGCCGCGGTCGATGCCGTGGCCGAGATCAAACCGAGCTGGCGCGGCTGGATCCACGCCGCCACGTTCCCGATCGCGATCGCCGCCGGCGTCGTGCTGATCGTGCTCGCCGACGGCGCCCCCGCGAAATGGGCTGCCGCCGTGTTCATGACGACCTCGCTGCTGCTGTTCGGCAACTCGGCCGTCTATCACCGCTTCAACTGGGGCCCCAAGACCAAGGTCGTGCTCAAGCGCATCGATCACGCGAACATCCTGCTGCTGATCGCGGGCACCTACACGCCGATCGCGACGCTGGCGTTGCCGCCCGAGAAGGGCGTACTTCTGCTGTGCCTGGTCTGGGGCGGTGCGATTCTCGGCATCCTGTTCCGCGTCTTCTGGATCCACGCGCCGCGCTGGCTGTACGTCGCGCTGTACCTCGCACTCGGCTGGGCCGCCGTGATGTACATGGTCGATCTGGTCAACGCCAACGTGGCGATGATGGTGCTCGTGTGTGTAGGTGGCCTGCTCTACACGGCCGGCGCGATCGTGTACGCGTTGAAGAAGCCGAACCCGTGGCCCGGGCACTTCGGCTTCCACGAGATCTTCCACGTCTGCACGGTGCTGGCGTTCCTGTGCCACTGGACCGCGTGCCTGCTGATCTCGATCGCGCCGCACGCCCCGTCGCTGGGTCTTCCTGCGTAA
- a CDS encoding DUF4307 domain-containing protein, with protein MTTARELDERYGRTGRRPLLWIIGGILAAAVVAYFGWITVSSQMNAVDADDLGFSVVDEHRVDLTFQYTAPRGADVACAVEALDVEFGVVGWKIVEFSASDEHTSAVNVSIPTVAEATTGLVKSCWVA; from the coding sequence GTGACCACCGCACGCGAACTCGATGAGCGATACGGCCGCACCGGTCGCCGACCGTTGCTCTGGATCATCGGCGGCATTCTCGCCGCCGCCGTGGTGGCGTACTTCGGATGGATCACCGTCTCGAGTCAGATGAATGCCGTGGATGCTGATGACCTCGGCTTCTCGGTGGTCGATGAGCACCGCGTCGATCTCACATTCCAGTACACGGCACCCCGCGGCGCGGACGTCGCCTGCGCGGTCGAGGCACTCGATGTCGAGTTCGGCGTCGTCGGTTGGAAGATCGTCGAGTTCTCGGCCTCGGATGAGCACACCAGCGCGGTCAACGTCAGCATCCCGACCGTCGCCGAGGCCACCACGGGTTTGGTGAAGTCCTGCTGGGTCGCTTAG
- a CDS encoding S-ribosylhomocysteine lyase has product MADVESFTLDHTAVIAPYVRLIGVEHGPKGDAISNFDVRFVQPNEGEIPTAGLHTIEHTLASVLRDHIDGVIDISPFGCRTGFHLIMWGEPAVADVVTAIRAGLEFIAGPAEWSDVPGVSAVECGNYRDHSLHSAKAWSQRILDQGISLDAFARVGV; this is encoded by the coding sequence ATGGCCGACGTCGAGAGCTTCACCCTCGATCACACCGCAGTCATCGCCCCCTACGTGCGCCTGATCGGCGTCGAGCACGGTCCGAAGGGCGATGCCATCTCGAACTTCGACGTGCGGTTCGTTCAGCCCAACGAGGGTGAGATCCCCACGGCGGGGCTGCACACCATCGAGCACACGCTGGCGAGCGTGCTGCGGGACCACATCGACGGTGTCATCGACATCTCGCCGTTCGGCTGCCGCACCGGTTTCCACCTGATCATGTGGGGCGAACCGGCAGTTGCCGATGTCGTGACCGCGATCCGCGCCGGACTCGAGTTCATCGCGGGGCCCGCCGAGTGGAGTGATGTACCCGGTGTCTCGGCCGTGGAGTGCGGCAACTACCGCGACCACAGCCTGCACTCCGCAAAGGCATGGTCGCAGCGCATCCTCGATCAGGGGATCAGCCTCGACGCGTTCGCACGCGTCGGCGTCTGA
- a CDS encoding isoprenyl transferase gives MSARESSGQGPLYRLYGNRLRRRIDPASVPHHVAMMIDGNRRWARQLGFESAADGHRAGAAKMREFLGWCDELGIRVVSLYLLSADNLTKRDSQEISDLIEIIAELADTLSQQGNWRVQHVGRSDLLPTELARVLDDAQQRTSGHTGLHVNLAVGYGGRNEIVDAVRSIIGAHNESGGTLDDLAEHLTPEMIGEHLYTGGQPDPDLVIRTSGEQRLSDFLLWQSAHSEFYFVEALGPDLRKVDFLRAIRDFADRDRRFGR, from the coding sequence GTGAGTGCACGCGAGAGCTCGGGGCAGGGGCCCCTCTACCGGCTCTACGGAAATCGTCTTCGCCGGCGCATCGATCCGGCGTCCGTTCCGCACCATGTCGCGATGATGATCGACGGCAATCGGCGGTGGGCGCGGCAGTTGGGCTTCGAATCTGCGGCCGACGGGCACCGTGCTGGTGCCGCGAAGATGCGCGAGTTCCTCGGTTGGTGCGATGAGCTCGGCATCCGTGTCGTCTCGCTGTACCTGCTCTCGGCCGACAATCTGACCAAGCGCGACTCGCAGGAGATCAGCGACCTGATCGAGATCATCGCCGAGCTCGCCGACACGCTCTCGCAGCAGGGCAACTGGCGGGTGCAGCACGTGGGGCGCTCGGACCTGCTGCCCACCGAGCTGGCACGTGTTCTGGATGATGCGCAGCAGCGCACCAGCGGACACACCGGCCTGCACGTCAACCTCGCCGTCGGGTACGGCGGACGCAACGAGATCGTCGATGCTGTGCGCAGCATCATCGGGGCGCACAACGAGTCCGGCGGCACGCTCGATGACCTGGCCGAGCACCTCACTCCCGAGATGATCGGTGAGCACCTCTACACCGGGGGACAGCCTGATCCCGACCTCGTGATCCGTACCAGCGGTGAACAGCGTCTGAGCGACTTCCTGCTGTGGCAGAGTGCGCACAGCGAGTTCTACTTCGTCGAGGCGTTGGGGCCGGACTTGCGCAAGGTCGACTTCCTGCGGGCCATCCGCGATTTCGCAGACCGCGACCGGCGCTTCGGGCGCTGA
- a CDS encoding LemA family protein yields MEWLWPVLIVVGVLVLVGIYLWSTYNSLVQLNVRVDEAWSGITVQLKRRADLIPNLIETVRGYAAHEKAVFEGVTRARAETLSASGPAEAGVAEGHLQQALRSLFAVAEAYPQLQASQNYLQLQHSLVDTEDKIQAARRYYNGGVRELNTKIKVFPNNMFARGIGFNEREFFEVADDGAVSEPPRVQF; encoded by the coding sequence ATGGAATGGCTGTGGCCGGTACTGATCGTCGTCGGCGTGCTGGTGCTCGTCGGTATCTATCTCTGGTCGACGTACAACTCGCTGGTGCAGCTCAACGTCCGCGTCGATGAAGCCTGGAGCGGCATCACCGTGCAGCTCAAGCGGCGCGCCGACCTGATCCCCAACCTCATCGAGACGGTGCGCGGTTATGCGGCGCATGAGAAGGCCGTCTTCGAAGGAGTGACGCGCGCACGCGCCGAAACCCTTTCTGCCAGCGGCCCGGCTGAGGCCGGCGTCGCCGAAGGTCACCTGCAGCAGGCGCTGCGCAGTCTGTTCGCCGTCGCCGAGGCATATCCGCAACTTCAGGCGAGCCAGAACTACCTGCAGTTGCAGCACTCGCTCGTCGATACCGAGGACAAGATCCAGGCGGCCCGTCGCTACTACAACGGTGGCGTGCGCGAGCTGAACACGAAGATCAAGGTCTTCCCGAACAACATGTTCGCCCGGGGGATCGGCTTCAACGAGCGCGAGTTCTTCGAGGTCGCCGACGACGGTGCGGTTTCGGAACCGCCGCGCGTCCAGTTCTGA
- a CDS encoding winged helix-turn-helix domain-containing protein — MTPTGTPPRRGADTLTASEARRITLAAQGFSRRMPAAVAPRHFHRTMDRLGVLQIDSVNVFARSHYMPMFSRLGAYPTSMLDRTFLSRTTHYVEYLAHEATFMPVDDWPLWGFRMRGWQQRISSPDEWGHVHTRTLDWVRAELRDRGPLRPADLRDDAPRERGSWWDWDDAKLALEHLWRCGEVAIAGRIGFERRYGLAEQVIPAEVRNTTIERADAVRELVRRAARSYGVATVADLNDYYRLRDQAGVRAAVEELVDSGELEPVSVRGWERSGRPLPAWRHRDAVVARRIDRAALLTPFDPVIWFRDRALRVFELDYRIEIYVPAAKRRYGYYSLPVLVGDRIVARVDLKADRAASVLRVQSAWWEPHAVAESDAPRVAEELVRAARWQGLERLSVSGWGDASDAIARAMHGQETPVDRHEHPREAVSAI, encoded by the coding sequence ATGACACCCACCGGCACGCCGCCGCGCCGCGGCGCGGACACGCTGACAGCATCCGAAGCCCGGCGCATCACTCTCGCGGCGCAGGGATTCTCACGTCGGATGCCCGCGGCCGTCGCCCCCAGACACTTCCACCGCACGATGGATCGGCTCGGTGTGCTGCAGATCGACTCGGTGAATGTGTTCGCGCGCTCGCACTACATGCCGATGTTCTCGCGGCTGGGTGCGTATCCGACGTCGATGCTGGATCGCACGTTCCTGTCGCGCACCACCCACTACGTCGAGTACCTCGCGCACGAGGCGACGTTCATGCCCGTCGACGACTGGCCGTTGTGGGGATTCCGCATGCGCGGCTGGCAGCAACGGATCTCCTCCCCCGACGAGTGGGGTCACGTGCATACCCGTACCCTCGACTGGGTGCGCGCGGAGTTGCGCGATCGCGGACCGCTACGTCCCGCCGATCTGCGCGACGACGCACCCCGGGAACGCGGCAGTTGGTGGGACTGGGACGACGCGAAGCTCGCTCTGGAGCATCTGTGGCGGTGCGGCGAGGTCGCGATCGCCGGACGCATCGGGTTCGAGCGCCGTTACGGCCTTGCTGAGCAGGTCATCCCGGCCGAGGTGCGCAACACGACCATTGAGCGGGCCGATGCGGTGCGCGAACTGGTGCGCCGCGCTGCGCGCTCGTACGGCGTCGCGACGGTGGCCGATCTCAACGACTACTACCGGCTGCGGGATCAGGCCGGAGTGCGCGCCGCGGTCGAGGAGCTCGTCGATTCCGGTGAGCTCGAGCCGGTGTCGGTGCGCGGCTGGGAGCGCAGCGGTCGACCTCTGCCCGCGTGGCGGCACCGCGACGCCGTGGTTGCTCGGCGCATCGACCGAGCCGCGCTGCTGACGCCGTTCGATCCGGTGATCTGGTTCCGGGATCGTGCGCTGCGCGTCTTCGAACTCGACTATCGCATCGAGATCTACGTGCCCGCGGCGAAGCGCCGCTACGGCTACTACTCGCTACCTGTTCTGGTCGGTGACCGGATCGTCGCCCGCGTCGATCTGAAGGCCGACCGTGCGGCGTCGGTGTTGCGTGTGCAGTCGGCTTGGTGGGAACCGCACGCCGTCGCCGAGAGCGACGCTCCCCGTGTGGCGGAAGAGTTGGTGCGCGCGGCGCGTTGGCAGGGATTGGAACGTCTGAGCGTCTCGGGCTGGGGCGATGCCTCGGATGCTATCGCGCGCGCCATGCACGGACAGGAGACGCCGGTCGATCGGCACGAGCACCCGCGTGAAGCGGTCAGCGCGATCTGA
- a CDS encoding PhoH family protein: MSQDDTDLRTYVLDTSVLLSDPQALFRFAEHSIVLPVVVITELEGKRHDPELGYFARRALRHLDDLRIEHGRLDFPVEVGDGGTLRVELGNADMSLLPAGIRLTDNDSRILATAAQLAQDGQRVTIVSKDLPMRVKAASLGLAAEEYLAEQAVDSGWNGITTLDLSGDEMSDLYETEVGLSEDVRGVPVNTGLIIHSERGSALGRVVGDGEFRLVRGDREVFGMHGRSAEQRIAIDVLLDPEVGIVSLGGRAGTGKSALALCAGLESVLERQQQKKIIVFRPLFAVGGQELGYLPGDQGEKMNPWGQAVFDTLGSVVSGNVLDEVIERGMLEVLPLTHIRGRSLHDAFVIVDEAQSLERNVLLTVLSRVGQNSRVVLTHDVGQRDNLRVGRHDGVASVIETLKGHDLFAHVTLQRSERSAIAALVTDLLEGSELS, encoded by the coding sequence GTGTCGCAGGACGACACGGATCTTCGCACTTATGTGCTCGACACCTCGGTGCTCCTCAGCGACCCGCAGGCACTGTTCCGCTTCGCGGAGCATTCGATCGTGCTGCCGGTGGTCGTGATCACCGAGCTTGAGGGCAAGCGCCACGACCCCGAGCTGGGCTACTTCGCCCGCCGCGCCCTGCGTCACCTGGATGACCTGCGCATCGAACACGGACGTCTTGACTTTCCTGTGGAGGTCGGTGACGGCGGCACGCTGCGTGTCGAACTCGGCAATGCCGACATGTCGCTCCTGCCTGCGGGCATCCGACTCACCGACAACGACAGTCGCATCCTCGCGACGGCCGCTCAGCTCGCGCAGGACGGGCAGCGCGTCACTATCGTCTCGAAGGATCTGCCGATGCGGGTCAAGGCCGCGTCGCTGGGGCTGGCCGCCGAGGAATACCTCGCCGAGCAGGCGGTGGATTCGGGGTGGAACGGCATCACGACTCTCGATCTTTCGGGCGATGAGATGAGCGACCTGTACGAAACCGAGGTCGGCCTCAGCGAGGACGTGCGCGGCGTACCCGTCAACACGGGCCTGATCATCCATTCCGAACGCGGGTCGGCTCTGGGACGCGTCGTCGGTGACGGCGAGTTCCGGCTGGTGCGCGGCGACCGCGAGGTGTTCGGGATGCATGGCCGTTCGGCCGAGCAGCGCATCGCGATCGATGTGCTGCTTGATCCCGAGGTGGGTATCGTCTCGCTCGGCGGACGAGCCGGCACGGGCAAGTCGGCGCTGGCGTTGTGCGCAGGTCTCGAATCGGTGCTGGAACGCCAGCAGCAGAAGAAGATCATCGTCTTCCGTCCGCTGTTCGCCGTCGGCGGGCAGGAGCTCGGCTACCTGCCCGGCGATCAGGGCGAGAAGATGAACCCATGGGGGCAGGCGGTCTTCGACACCCTCGGTTCGGTCGTGTCGGGCAACGTGCTCGACGAGGTCATCGAGCGGGGGATGCTGGAGGTGCTGCCGCTCACGCACATCCGTGGACGCTCGTTGCACGACGCGTTCGTGATCGTCGATGAGGCGCAGTCGCTGGAACGCAACGTGCTGCTGACGGTGCTGAGCCGCGTCGGACAGAACTCGCGGGTCGTGTTGACGCACGACGTCGGTCAGCGCGACAACCTGCGCGTGGGACGGCACGACGGCGTCGCGAGTGTGATCGAGACGTTGAAGGGCCATGACCTGTTCGCACACGTGACGTTGCAGCGCTCGGAGCGTTCGGCGATCGCGGCGCTGGTCACTGATCTGCTGGAGGGCAGCGAGCTCAGCTGA
- the ilvA gene encoding threonine ammonia-lyase, whose translation MTAAPSLAEFRAAADSLDGVISHTPIELSRMLSDSLGAPVLLKMENLQRTGSFKIRGATYRLAQLTAEERLRGVVAASAGNHAQGVALAAQSLGIPATIFMPLGVPVPKLLATRGYGAEVVLEGETVATSLRLAAEFAERTGAVLIHPFDHRDVVIGQGTLGLEVFEDVPDVDTVVMGIGGGGLIAGVAAAIKQAAAEAGRTVRIVGVQAENAAAMPLSLAAGHPVEIQTQPTIADGILVAQPGAVPFEIINELVDEVVTVSEDDIARALLVLLEHAKVVVEPAGAVGVAAILAGKVKATGTTVPILSGGNIDPMLLQRVVAHGLAASGRYATVRIPLPDRPGQLAKVSEILSQVGANVMEVLHTRHGHGLQISDMILQLSIETRGPEHTQLAFDALRAAGFEPSVMPD comes from the coding sequence ATGACCGCCGCCCCGAGCCTGGCCGAGTTCAGAGCCGCAGCAGACAGCCTGGACGGGGTGATCTCGCACACTCCTATCGAGCTCTCCCGCATGCTCAGCGATTCGCTCGGCGCGCCGGTGCTGCTGAAGATGGAGAACCTGCAGCGCACCGGATCGTTCAAGATCCGTGGGGCGACCTACCGCCTGGCGCAGCTGACGGCTGAGGAGCGCCTGCGCGGCGTCGTCGCGGCGTCGGCAGGGAACCACGCGCAGGGCGTCGCGCTGGCCGCGCAGTCGCTCGGCATCCCGGCGACGATCTTCATGCCGCTCGGTGTGCCCGTCCCGAAGCTGTTGGCCACCCGTGGCTACGGTGCTGAGGTCGTGCTCGAAGGCGAGACCGTGGCGACCTCGCTGCGGCTGGCGGCCGAGTTCGCCGAGCGCACCGGCGCGGTTCTGATCCATCCCTTCGACCACCGCGACGTGGTGATCGGCCAGGGCACACTCGGACTCGAAGTGTTCGAGGACGTGCCTGACGTCGACACCGTGGTGATGGGGATCGGGGGAGGCGGTCTGATCGCCGGTGTCGCCGCGGCCATCAAACAGGCTGCGGCCGAGGCCGGACGCACGGTGCGCATCGTCGGCGTGCAGGCAGAGAATGCCGCGGCAATGCCGTTGTCGCTCGCGGCCGGGCACCCGGTCGAGATCCAGACACAGCCGACGATCGCGGACGGCATCCTGGTCGCCCAGCCGGGGGCGGTGCCCTTCGAGATCATCAACGAGCTCGTCGACGAGGTCGTCACGGTGTCGGAGGACGATATCGCCCGAGCGCTGCTGGTGCTGCTCGAACACGCCAAGGTCGTCGTCGAGCCGGCAGGTGCGGTCGGCGTGGCCGCGATCCTGGCGGGCAAGGTGAAAGCCACCGGCACGACCGTGCCGATCCTCTCGGGCGGCAACATCGATCCGATGCTGTTGCAGCGCGTCGTCGCGCACGGTCTCGCGGCCTCGGGCCGCTACGCCACCGTGCGCATCCCTTTGCCCGACCGCCCCGGTCAGCTCGCCAAGGTCTCAGAGATCCTCTCCCAGGTGGGGGCGAACGTCATGGAAGTGCTGCACACGCGGCACGGGCACGGCCTGCAGATCAGTGACATGATCCTGCAGTTGTCCATCGAGACCCGCGGACCGGAACACACGCAGCTCGCGTTCGACGCGCTGCGCGCCGCGGGGTTCGAACCCTCCGTGATGCCGGACTGA
- a CDS encoding DUF559 domain-containing protein has product MFDPEVLVARLGGLARGVRLQEYGISRGQLSKAVQSGRLERLRPGVFATTGLCDAVRDAARHGGALTCAHALRQHGVWVMTAQDGPPHVWLGRRGRAHAHVGCRCTSHYFRGRTAFGTVDVETALVHLYHCEGAESFFASFESAWRRGKLSRAARGRIGEALPAHARWILAIARPDADSGLESLLRLRLHMLGISVECQVVIIGVGKVDFVIGGRLILEADGRENHEAPDKRHKDLQRDAAASRLGYETLRFDYAQLIHDWASVQAAILGALRRLREHA; this is encoded by the coding sequence ATGTTCGATCCAGAGGTTCTCGTCGCGCGACTCGGTGGCCTTGCACGCGGTGTTCGCCTGCAGGAGTACGGCATCAGCAGAGGTCAGCTCAGCAAAGCCGTCCAGTCCGGACGCCTCGAACGGCTACGACCTGGGGTGTTCGCCACCACGGGCCTCTGCGACGCGGTTCGTGATGCCGCACGGCACGGTGGCGCCCTGACGTGCGCCCACGCGCTGCGCCAGCACGGCGTGTGGGTGATGACAGCCCAAGATGGTCCTCCGCACGTGTGGCTGGGTCGGCGAGGTCGCGCTCACGCGCATGTCGGATGCCGGTGCACGAGCCACTACTTTCGCGGACGAACTGCTTTCGGCACCGTCGATGTGGAGACGGCGTTGGTGCACCTGTACCACTGCGAAGGGGCCGAGTCGTTCTTCGCCTCGTTCGAATCGGCATGGCGGCGCGGCAAGCTGTCGCGTGCGGCGCGGGGGCGTATAGGCGAGGCGTTGCCAGCTCATGCGCGGTGGATTCTGGCGATCGCGCGCCCCGACGCCGACAGCGGTCTGGAATCGCTACTGCGCCTTCGCCTGCACATGCTCGGCATCTCAGTGGAGTGCCAGGTCGTGATCATCGGCGTCGGCAAGGTCGACTTCGTCATCGGAGGGCGGCTGATCCTTGAGGCCGATGGCAGGGAGAATCACGAAGCGCCTGACAAACGGCACAAGGATCTGCAGCGGGATGCTGCCGCATCCCGACTGGGATACGAGACGTTGCGCTTCGACTATGCGCAGCTCATCCACGATTGGGCGTCCGTCCAGGCCGCGATACTGGGCGCGCTCCGGAGATTGCGGGAACACGCATGA
- a CDS encoding AI-2E family transporter, with amino-acid sequence MSDNPRPRFRNPFRHEPPSTHRTVQIESDEAVPWPLRVTAAYSWRLLVIAGAVALFIWLVMLLKLLVIPLMIGILITALVWPGFQLMVRARFPRWLAITLTIVGTLGIVVGLFWLVIWQVRLELPDVQTKTEGALQQLRTFLLEGPLHLSAEQIDSFIQDGLNLLTEQASLLWNAAGAVTGTAAHIVTGTLLALFILICLLADGGGIWRWTLKVFPRRARTAVDAAATNGWATVVNYARTQLAVAAIDAVGIGVGAALLGVPLAIPVAVLVFLGAFVPIVGAVLTGAVAVFLALVYNGWWIAVAMLGVVLLVQQVEGHILQPIMMGAAVKVHPLAVVLVVAGGAMIAGIPGALFAVPLAAFINVAAVTISTGAWRTGEEPQADLIWSTVPRERPRRNR; translated from the coding sequence ATGAGCGACAACCCCAGGCCGAGGTTCCGCAATCCGTTCCGTCATGAGCCGCCGTCCACTCATCGAACCGTGCAGATCGAGTCCGATGAGGCCGTGCCGTGGCCGCTACGTGTGACGGCCGCCTACTCGTGGCGTCTGCTGGTCATCGCCGGCGCAGTCGCACTGTTCATCTGGCTGGTCATGCTGCTCAAGCTGCTGGTGATCCCACTGATGATCGGCATTCTCATCACCGCGCTGGTGTGGCCCGGCTTCCAGCTGATGGTGCGCGCTCGCTTTCCCCGGTGGCTCGCGATCACGCTCACCATCGTGGGCACGCTCGGCATCGTCGTCGGGCTCTTCTGGTTGGTGATCTGGCAGGTTCGACTTGAGCTGCCGGATGTTCAGACCAAGACGGAAGGCGCACTGCAGCAGCTCCGCACCTTCCTTCTCGAAGGTCCTCTGCACCTGTCGGCCGAACAGATCGACTCATTTATCCAGGACGGCCTCAACTTGCTCACCGAGCAAGCGTCGCTGCTGTGGAACGCGGCTGGAGCGGTCACCGGCACTGCCGCTCACATCGTGACCGGAACGCTGCTGGCGCTGTTCATTCTCATCTGCCTGCTCGCCGATGGTGGGGGGATCTGGCGGTGGACTCTGAAGGTGTTCCCCCGCCGCGCGCGCACGGCCGTCGACGCCGCCGCGACCAACGGTTGGGCGACGGTCGTCAACTACGCTCGCACCCAGCTCGCTGTCGCCGCGATCGACGCTGTCGGCATCGGAGTCGGGGCGGCACTGCTCGGCGTGCCGCTGGCGATACCGGTAGCTGTGCTCGTGTTTCTCGGAGCCTTCGTGCCCATTGTTGGAGCCGTGCTCACCGGGGCCGTCGCGGTCTTCCTCGCGTTGGTCTACAACGGCTGGTGGATCGCGGTCGCGATGCTCGGCGTCGTGCTGCTGGTGCAGCAGGTCGAGGGGCACATCCTGCAACCCATCATGATGGGTGCAGCGGTGAAGGTTCACCCGCTCGCCGTGGTTCTCGTGGTCGCCGGGGGAGCGATGATCGCCGGAATCCCCGGCGCACTGTTCGCCGTGCCGCTTGCCGCGTTCATCAACGTCGCCGCCGTGACCATCAGCACTGGTGCGTGGCGCACCGGTGAGGAACCTCAAGCAGACCTGATCTGGAGCACTGTGCCGCGTGAGCGACCGAGGAGGAACCGATGA
- the greA gene encoding transcription elongation factor GreA, producing MSTDAQVPFLTQEAYDRLVEELEHLSTVGRDEIAARIEAAREEGDLKENGGYHAAKDEQGKQEARIRTLQQLLKTAKVGEAPTSRGIVEPGTVVTALIAGDEEVFLLGSREIEASGDLDVYSEASPLGQAIMGLKIGAKSSYEAPNGRAIAVEIIGVETYTG from the coding sequence GTGTCCACAGACGCTCAGGTACCGTTCCTCACGCAGGAGGCATACGACCGCCTCGTCGAAGAACTCGAACACCTCTCGACCGTCGGCCGCGACGAGATCGCGGCGCGCATCGAAGCCGCCCGCGAAGAAGGCGACCTCAAGGAGAACGGCGGATACCACGCCGCCAAGGATGAGCAGGGCAAGCAGGAGGCGCGCATCCGCACCCTGCAGCAGCTGCTGAAGACCGCCAAGGTCGGCGAGGCGCCTACCAGTCGTGGCATCGTCGAGCCGGGCACCGTCGTGACCGCGCTCATCGCCGGAGACGAAGAGGTCTTCCTGCTCGGCAGCCGTGAGATCGAGGCGAGTGGCGACCTCGACGTCTACAGCGAGGCCAGCCCGCTCGGTCAGGCCATCATGGGCCTCAAGATCGGCGCGAAGTCGAGCTATGAGGCGCCCAACGGCCGGGCGATCGCCGTCGAGATCATCGGCGTCGAGACCTACACCGGCTGA